One genomic window of Eleginops maclovinus isolate JMC-PN-2008 ecotype Puerto Natales chromosome 12, JC_Emac_rtc_rv5, whole genome shotgun sequence includes the following:
- the LOC134873261 gene encoding purpurin-like: MDFQIFSLVMLLLACVEQSLASCMVDSFTVKTDFDQARYAGKWYALQKKDPEGLFLQDNISAEYTVGDDGAMVASSRGRVTLFGFWVVCADMAAQYSVPDPTSPGKMFMNYQGLASYLSSGGDNYWVIDTDYDNYAITYACRTLKDDGSCDDGYSLVFSRNPRGLPPAIQRVVRQKQEEICMVGEFQPVLQTGAC, encoded by the exons ATGGACTTCCAAATCTTCTCCCTGGTGATGTTGTTGCTGGCCTGTGTGGAACAGAGCCTGGCCTCCTGCATGGTGGACAGCTTCACAGTGAAAACAGACTTTGACCAAGCAAGA TATGCAGGAAAGTGGTACGCTCTGCAGAAGAAGGACCCTGAGGGTTTGTTCCTGCAGGACAACATCTCTGCTGAGTACACAGTCGGAGATGATGGAGCCATGGTCGCCTCCTCCAGGGGCAGAGTTACTCTCTTTGG GTTCTGGGTGGTGTGCGCCGACATGGCCGCTCAGTACTCCGTGCCCGACCCCACCTCCCCCGGCAAGATGTTCATGAACTACCAGGGACTGGCCAGCTACCTGTCCAGCGGCG GTGACAACTACTGGGTCATTGACACAGACTACGACAACTACGCCATCACCTACGCCTGCCGCACCCTGAAGGATGATGGAAGCTGCGACGACGGCTACTCCCTGGTCTTCTCCCGCAACCCCCGCGGCCTCCCCCCCGCCATCCAGAGGGTCGTCCGCCAAAAACAGGAGGAAATCTGCATGGTCGGCGAGTTTCAGCCTGTGCTGCAGACTG GAGCCTGCTAA
- the idua gene encoding LOW QUALITY PROTEIN: alpha-L-iduronidase (The sequence of the model RefSeq protein was modified relative to this genomic sequence to represent the inferred CDS: inserted 1 base in 1 codon), with protein sequence MQWIVLSVFALLLNITETSTTSYVITVDVARPVGDLKHFWRSTGFCPPLPHTDAHLFDLNIDQQLNLAYVGSVPHGGIQQVRIHWMLELVTAQDIGGQTQYNFTKLDQLIDLLWINGLRPGFELMGSVSNYFTDFEDKSQVFEWRNLVYLIAKRYIEQYGLGSVSQWNFETWNEPNNHDFDNVTVSIQGFLNYYDACSEGLRAASSLLKFGGPGDSCHSPPHSPYCWAMLLHCFNGTNYFTGETAVRIDYIALHKKGGGFSLPILQQEIQTMGEIKERFPRFSSLPVYNDEADPLVGWSRPQEWRADVTYAAMVAKVINQHQELLLADPTSTINYTLLSNDNAFLSYHPHPFTQRTLTARFQVNNTQPPHVQLIRKPVLSVMGLLALLGGTQVPAQVSSSAGTNGTVGVLASIHKPVTESGSDSWQAAVLVYNSDDNSSSTNTDAVSLSLKGLAAQKGLLYVTYYIDNNVTNPYQLWQSMGRPDFPTVEQFRRLRSVQDPHVDGPWEVPAVDTLTLKAKLSLPXVLLLHVCARPKAEPDQVNGLRFIRITKGQVLIVWSDHCVDSKCIKTFEVEFSPGHKEFSRINTQDTIFTSYVYSPVDLEVGGLYRVRAVDYWGRPGQYSLPERYSEEQ encoded by the exons ATGCAGTGGATAGTTTTGTCTGTCTTTGCGTTACTACTTAATATTACCGAAACTTCAACAACTTCATATGTCATCACAGTGGATGTGGCGAGGCCAGTAGGAGATCTTAAACACTTCTGGAGAAGCACTGGTTTCTG CCCTCCACTCCCTCACACCGATGCCCACCTATTTGACCTGAACATAGACCAGCAGCTAAACCTGGCTTATGTGGGCTCAGTCCCCCATGGAGGGATCCAGCAGGTCAGGATACACTGGATGTTGGAGCTGGTCACTGCACA GGATATTGGAGGACAAACCCAGTACAACTTCACTAAACTGGACCAGCTGATAGATCTCTTGTGGATTAATGGACTCCGACCAG GTTTTGAACTCATGGGAAGTGTCTCTAACTACTTCACTGACTTTGAGGACAAGTCACAAGTGTTTGAGTGGAGAAATCTGGTTTATCTCATAGCCAAGAGGTACATCG AACAGTACGGCCTGGGGAGTGTCTCTCAGTGGAACTTTGAAACATGGAATGAGCCAAACAACCACGACTTTGATAATGTCACTGTGTCAATTCAAG ggtttttaAACTACTATGATGCTTGTTCCGAGGGTCTGCGCGCTGCCAGCAGTCTCCTTAAGTTTGGGGGTCCGGGGGACTCCTGTCATTCCCCTCCACACTCACCGTACTGCTGGGCTATGCTGCTGCACTGCTTCAATGGCACAAACTACTTCACTGGAGAGACGGCGGTCAGGATCGACTACATCGCCCTGCACAAGAAG GGAGGAGGCTTCTCCTTGCCCATCCTGCAACAGGAGATCCAAACGATGGGGGAGATCAAGGAGCGCTTCCCCAGGTTCAGCAGCCTCCCTGTCTACAACGATGAGGCTGATCCGCTGGTTGGCTGGTCCCGGCCTCAGGAGTGGAGAGCGGATGTGACCTACGCTGCGATGGTGGCAAAG GTAATAAATCAGCACCAGGAACTGCTACTGGCTGACCCGACAAGCACCATCAACTACACCCTGCTCAGCAACGACAACGCCTTCCTCAGCTACCACCCGCACCCCTTCACCCAGCGCACGCTCACCGCTCGCTTCCAGGTCAACAACACCCAGCCGCCTCATGTGCAGCTCATCAGAAAGCCCGTCCTCTCCGTCATGGGCCTGCTGGCTCTGCTAG GAGGAACGCAGGTCCCGGCTCAGGTTTCGAGCTCAGCAGGTACTAACGGGACAGTGGGAGTTCTCGCCAGCATCCACAAGCCCGTAACAGAGAGCGGCTCCGACAGCTGGCAGGCAGCCGTGCTGGTGTACAACAGTGACGACAACAGCAGCTCCACTAACACTGATGCTGTCAGCCTGTCTCTTAAGGGACTGGCTGCACAGAAGG GTCTTCTGTATGTTACATACTATATTGACAACAATGTAACCAACCCATACCAGCTGTGGCAGAGCATGGGCCGCCCCGACTTCCCCACAGTCGAGCAGTTCAGACGCCTCAGGAGTGTGCAG GACCCTCATGTTGATGGACCCTGGGAAGTTCCTGCAGTGGACACTCTGACTCTGAAAGCCAAACTGTCTCTGC CGGTCCTCCTCCTACATGTTTGTGCACGACCCAAAGCTGAGCCAGACCAG gtgaaTGGGTTACGCTTCATTAGGATCACCAAGGGCCAGGTCCTGATCGTCTGGTCGGACCACTGTGTTGATTCCAA ATGCATTAAGACTTTTGAAGTGGAGTTCTCCCCAGGCCACAAGGAATTCAGCAGAATTAATACTCAAGACACCATTTtcacttcttatgtttattCCCCTG tGGACCTGGAGGTTGGCGGTCTGTACAGAGTCCGAGCTGTGGACTACTGGGGGAGGCCCGGCCAGTACTCGCTGCCAGAGAGGTACTCAGAAGAGCAATGA